The DNA region GCGCCACGAAGTCGTACACGGCATGGGCCACGATCGGCGCAAGCAGATTCCCTGTGCTGAGAAACAGCCACCCGAGATAGGCGCCCAACAAAGTGGCCGCGACGGCATACGTGAACGTGATGGCGTGCGGCAGGCCGAACAGCACGCTGGCCACGGCCAGCCCGGCCAGCGACCCAAGCCAACCGGCCGTGGCCGCCTGGATCACGCCACGAAACAACATCTCTTCGCCCACCCCGGCCACAAGCGCCAGGCTGGCCACCTCCCAGGGCGACCAGTCGTGAAACACCGGAGCGATCGACTCTTCCCAGGCCGCCCGCAACCGGCGAAACGGCGGCCAGGGCAAACCCAGCAGGGCCGCCAGCACGATCAGCATCGGCACCGTCGCCGCGAGCCCCGTCAGTGCCCCGGAGAGCGTCAAGTCGCAGAACTCCAGCGGCGGCCAATCGAGCAGGTAGCCCAGCAACAGTGCCAGACCGATCAAGCTCCCTTCGAACGCCAACGCATAAGGCACCGATTGTTCGCGCCGCAGCGGAGGCAAGCTCGACGGCTGATCCGAAGTCGGGGGTTCGGGATCCGTGGTCATGGCCCGGGCCGCGTCTCACGATTTGCGATGAAAATGCGCTAAGGCCCGCGCGTCGAGTCGCGGCCGGACGAACGCCAGATAGTGAGCTCCACCCAAGGCCAGCAGCGCGACGAACCAGCCGCTCAGCCAGCGCTGCAGGATGGAAGGTGCCTGGGCGACGTGAAAATTGAAATACAACAGCGTCGCCAGGCAAAACACCGCCAACCCCCCGGCAATCGCCGGCGCCAGCGGGTAGGCCGGCGTGCGGTAAGGCCGTGCCAATTCGGGCTCGCGCTTGCGCAGCGCCACCAGCGCGGCCATAGACACGATATAGAGAAACAGCGCTCCCAAGGCCGAGAGCGTGATCAGCCCGGCCGTGTCGACGAAAAAGATGGCGAGGATGCCCAGCGACAGGTTCACCAGTAGCGCGATCACGGGTGTCCCTGTCTCGGCATGTGTGCGGCCGAGCCAGCCGGGCAAGAACTCGGCACGGCCCATGTCGAAGATTGCCCTGCCCGCGACCAGCAGAATACCGTTGAAAGAGGCGACCAAACCCAAGAGGCCCACGCCGATCAGCAGGCGATAGAGCGGATGCGAGGGCGGCACCACTTGCTCGAGGGCCAAGGGCAACGGTTTGTCCAGCTGCGCCGCGTCGGGCGCAACGACCACGCGTCCATCCACCTGGCTCAGCGCATCCGAGGCATAGACGACGCGTTCCCAACCGTCGACGCCCACGCAGAGAAACAGCACCGCCGCGGCCAAGACGACGAGCGTGAGCATGGCCGAGCCGAATCCGAGAGCCACGTCGCGCTGCGGATTACGAGCCTCCTCGGCGGCGTTAGCCACGCCCTCGATCGCCAGGTAGAACCAGATCGCAAAGGGAATCGTTCGCAGCGCGCCACCCAGACCATGGGGCCAGGCATTGGCGGCGAAGCGCTCCCAGCGAAACGAAGGCGCGACGACGCCGGAGAACAGGAGCAATTCGCCGACGGCCAACAGCGTGACGATCAGTTCGAACCGGGCAGCTTGTTTAACGCCCCAGATGTTCAGCGCCGTAAACAGCACGTAGGCGCCAATCGCGACCATGCGTGGATCGGCCGCCGGCCAGGCCGTGTTCACGTAGGCCCCGATGGCCAAGGCGATCGCCGGCGGTGCGAAGACAAACTCGATCACCTGAGCCAGTCCCGCCAGGTAACCCCAGCCGGGCCCGAGACCACGGGCCGCATAAACAAACGCTCCGCCCGCCCGCGGAATAGCGCAGGCCATTTCCGCGTAGCTGAAGACGAACGCCACGTACATCAGCGTGACGAGGGCAAACGACAAGAGCAGGCCGTATGCGCCTCCTAAGGGGAGGCCCAAGTTCCAGCCGAAGTATTCGCCCGAAATCACGTAGCCCACGCCGAGACCCCAGAGCATCCAGGGGCCCAAGTCTTTGCGCAAAGAGCCATCGTCGTTGACCGAGTTCGCAGCCATAGGCGGCGAATCGTAACAGGCCGGCGTGGCGAAGCAAAACCGCTGTCTGCAAAGGGGCTTACGCAGCGCGCCCAGGCGACGAGCGAACGACCGGGGGTTTGACGCTTCGCGCCCGAGCTTGATAAACTCCCGAATCCTCGCGGGAAAGCAAGTCTTTATGGCGCATCAGCCTGCGCCCGGCCGTTTGCGCGGCTGCGCGTCGAGCCGTTGGACGTCCCCGCCTAGCCATTACGAACAAAGTACGCCTGCCCAGACGGGCAGACCGAGGAGTGCCTTTCCATGGCCGTCGCTCAACAGACCGAGAAGTACGTGTTTTCGTTCGGCCGCAGCCGTACCGACGGTGCGGCCGAGATGCGAGCCCTGCTAGGCGGCAAGGGTGCGAACCTGGCCGAGATGGCCAAGATCGGGCTCCCGGTGCCGGCGGGCTTCACGATTCCCACGTCGGTCTGCACCTATTACTACGACCACGATCGCAGCTATCCGCCGAACTTGCGCGACCTGGTCGCCGATGCGCTGGCGCGCGTCGAGAAGGAGATGGGGGCCGAATTCGGCTCGACTACCAATCCCCTGCTGCTCTCCTGCCGCTCGGGCGCTCGCGACTCGATGCCCGGCATGATGGACACGGTCCTCAACATCGGCTTGAACGACCAGACCGTAGCGGCGCTGGCCAAGCAGTCGGGCAACGAACGCTTTGCTTGGGACAGCTACCGCCGGTTCGTGCAGATGTTCGGCGACGTCGTGCTCGACATGAAGCCGAAGGACAAACGCGAGATCGATCCGTTCGAAGCGATCCTGCACCACAAGAAGGACAAGGCCGGCGTCAAGTTCGACAACGAGTTGTCGGCCGCGCAGCTCAAAGAGCTCGTCGCCGAGTTCAAAGCCGCGATCAAGAAAGGCACCGGCCACGATTTTCCCGACGACCCGCTCGAACAGCTCTGGGGCGCCATCGGCGCCGTGTTCAAGAGCTGGATGAACGACCGGGCGATCGTCTATCGCCGCACGTATGGCATTCCGCACGAATGGGGGACAGCCGTCAATGTGCAGGCCATGGTCTTCGGCAACCTCGGCGACGACTGCGCCACGGGCGTGGCCATGACCCGCGACGTGGCCCTGGGCACGCACGGGCTGAACGGCGACTACCTGATCAACGCCCAGGGCGAGGACGTGGTCGCCGGGATTCGCTCGCCGAAAAAGATCGAAGAGTCGCTCCCCAAGGATATGCCCGCGGCCTACAAGCAGCTCGAAGAAATCGGCCGGCTGCTCGAGAAGCACTACAAGGAAGTTCAGGACATCGAGTTTACGGTGCAGCGCGGCACGGTCTGGATGCTGCAAACCCGCAACGCCAAGCGGACCGGGTTTGCGGCCGTGCGGATCGCGGTCGACCTGGTCAACGAAGGCCTGATCACCGTCGAAGAGGCACTGAATGCCAAGCGCATTCCGGCCGACGACCTGAACCAATTGCTGCAGCCCGTTTTCGATCCGGCCGCCAAGCGCAAGGCCGTGGCGGAAAACCGTCAACTGGCCAAGGGCGTGAACGCCGGTCCCGGCGCGGCGAGCGGCAAGATTTGCTTCCATGCGTCGGACGCCGAAGCCCAGTGGTTGAAGAACAAGGACGTGCAGTTGATTCTGGTCCGTCGCGAGACGAGCCCCGAAGACTTGCGCGGGATGAAGATTGCCCGCGGCATTCTCACGGCCTTCGGCGGCGCGAGCTCGCACGCGGCGCTGGTGAGCCGGCAAATGGGCAAGGCCTGCGTCGTGGGCTGCGAAGGGCTGAACATCGACTATCACGCGGCCACGCTGACCGTCGGCTCGCAAGTGTTCCGCGAAGGCGACCCGATCTCGATCGACGGTTTCACCGGCGAAGTGTTCGCGGGCAACCTCGAAACGCGCCCCAGCGAAGTGCTTCAGGTGCTGTTCGACAAGACGCTCAAGCCGGAAGAGTCCGAGGTCTACCAGCGTTATGCGCAGCTCATGGGCTGGGCCGACAAGCATCGCCGGCTGCGGATTCGCACCAACGCCGACGAGCCCAAACAGGCCGCCGAGGCAATCGCCTTCGGCGCCGAGGGCATCGGGCTGTGCCGTACCGAACACATGTTCTTCGGCCACATCGACGAGTTCCGCGAAATGATCATGGCCGAGACGCTGCCCGAACGCGAAAAGGCGCTAGCCAAGCTGCTGCCGTTCCAGCGCGAGGACTTCGAAGGCCTGTTCCGTGCCATGGCGGGCAAACCGGTCACGATTCGCCTGCTCGATCCGCCGCTGCACGAGTTCGTGCCGCACGAGCCGAAGGAGCAGGCGGCGCTGGGCGCAAAGCTCGGCAAGTCGGCCGAGTGGATCGCTCACCGAGTGCACGAGTTGCACGAGTTCAACCCGATGCTCGGCCACCGCGGCTGCCGCTTGGGAATCACCTATCCGGAAATCACCCGGATGCAGGCCCGGGCGATCTTCGAAGCGGCTTGCGCCGTGAGCGCCGCGGGCATCGAGGTCCTGCCCGAGGTGATGGTCCCCCTGGCCGGGTTCAGCACCGAGTACAAGCACCAGGAAAAGATCGTGCGTGAGACGGCCGAACTGGTGTTCGCCGAGAAGAAGCGCAAAGTCGACTACAAGGTTGGCACGATGATCGAGGTGCCCCGGGCGACCGTCTGTGCCGATCAGATCGCAGCTTCGGCCGAATTCTTCAGCTTTGGCACCAACGACTTGACGCAGACCACGCTCGGCATCAGTCGCGACGACTATGCGAGCTTCATCAACGACTACCGCGAGCTGGACATCATCGGCAACGATCCGTTCCAGACGATCGATCGAGACGGGGTGGGCAGCCTGATGCGGATCGGCGTCGAGAAGGGCCGCAGCGTGCGTCCCGACTTGAAGATCGGCATCTGCGGCGAACACGGCGGCGACCCGGCCAGCGTGGTCTTCTGCAACGAGCTCGGCCTCGACTACGTGAGCTGTTCGCCGTTCCGGGTACCGATCGCCCGCCTGGCCGCTGCCCAAGCGGCCCTGGCCGGCAAGAAGAAATCGTAGGCGCCGCGACGACTACGCCGCGCGGCGGTGTTTGTGGTCCGTCTCGTCCGCGGCAGGCTTGTCGTTGGACGTATCGCGGCGCAGGCGGATCGTCGCGCGCTGCGGCATGCGGCGCTCGTGGATGCAACCGCGCGTCGTTCCGCGGAAGAATTCGTGGAACGCGCTGGCCGGCCCGGTGGCGAACTGGGTCTCGAGCTGCTCGAGAATCTCCGTCCAGCGCAGACCGCTGCGATAGATCAAGCGATAGGCCTGCTTGAGCTGCGTAATGTCCGCATCGCTAAAGCCGGCCCGTCGCAACCCCAGCAGATTGAGTCCTACGACCATGCTGCTGGCCCCGTCGATCGTCACGTAGGGCGCCACGTCCTTGATGATGTGGGCCTGTCCGCCGACCATCGCGCAGCGGCCGATGCGGCAGAATTGATGCACGCCGACGGCGCCGGAAATGAACGCCCGGTCGTCGACCGTCACATGCCCGGCCAGCATGACATTGTTGGCCAGCACGACGTTGTTGCCCACGGCGCAATCATGCGCGACGTGCGCGTTGACCATCATCAGGTTGTGATTGCCGAGGCGCGTGGCGCGACCTTCGGCCAGCGCGCGGTGGATCGTGCAGTTCTCGCGGATGACGTTACCGGTGCCGATGACGACCCCGCCGGTGCGCTCAGGTGCCTTCAAGTGCTGCGGCGCGCCGCCGACGACAGTGCCTTCGGCGATCGTGTTGTTCGGGCCCAGCACCGTGCCGCTCTTGATCGAGACGCGCGCCGAGATCTGGCAACTGTCGCCGATCGTGACATCGGGCTCGATGACACAATAAGGACCGATGGAAACGCCTTGACCCAATTGCGCGAAGGGGCTGACCACAGCCAAGGGGTGGATTTGCAAGGTGGGAACCTCAATGCAGGCAGATGGCCCGACTGCCGTAGCGGCATGGCGCGGCCCCACCAAGGCGGGCACCGCCTCTCGCGCGGGCATGGCGAGAAAGGTCCGTTCGTCGAACCGAGCTGATTGCGAGCCGGGTTCTCGACCTGCTGGTCTTATCGGCAGTACCTAGAGTGCCGGATCAGCCGGGCGTGAGGGTTTTGCACGGCGTCCGGATTATGCCGTGCCCGTCCTTTCACGCACTCACTGCAAGTGTTTATGCAGAAAAAGGTTATGGATTTCAAAAAACCGGCAATCCGGCCTCGCAATGGATTGACGGACGTCCGGCACGGGGCGACGCTGGCTCGGCAAAAGTTGCCCAACCGCTACGCGCGCGGCAAACCCCGGGGCAGGACTTTTCAAAGCCCGGGGCCGCGTCACAATGCAGAAGGCGTCGCCGGGACGCTGTCGTTTTCCTCGCCGCTGACCTGAATCAGGCCCCCTGCCCCTATGCCGACACGAGAAGAACTCTACGACGCCGCGGACAAGCTCAAGGACGAAGACCAACTCGAAGCGGCGATCGCCAAGCTGAACGAGGCGCTGGCGCTCGACCCGTCCTACGCGCTGGCACATTCGGCGTTGGCAGTCATCTACACACGGCTCAAGCAGCACGACGTGGCCATCGAACATGCCCGCAAGGTCTGCGAGCTAGAACCCAACGACCCGTTCAGCTTCACGGCGCTTAGCGTGACTTGCCAGCGCGGCGGGCTCATTCCCGAGGCCGAAGACGCGATGGCCCGTGCGCGGATGCTGCAGCAAGGCATTCACTAAACCGCGGTGCGGCGAATTCACGCGCCCACGCGCAGGCCGCCGGCGGTGATCTCGTAGGGCGCGATTGCATCGCTGCAGGCGCTGCCGCGGTGTTTGGCCACATACAGGCCGCGTCCGAGACGATCGCCGGTGCGCAGCTTGCCCAGGTAGAGGATCGTGTTCGCGTTGGTCAGGATGTCGCTGTCGGCCAAGGGTGTGTCGATCAGCTGCTCGAGCATCGAGGCGTGTGACGTGTAGAGCATCAGGCAGCCGATCCGCGCCGGATCGTAGACGTGCCGCGCGGCCGTCTCGGCGTGCCGGCGATATGCCTCGCGAAACAAATCGCGCGCCACCCACTCGGGATCTTTGCGCAGCACCTGGTGATAGACGTACTCGAACAATTCCAACTGGATCGAGTCGCTCGGCTGCGCCACCGGCTCGATGCCGTCGATCACCACTCGGCGGACACCCTGGACGAAGTTGCCGTAGAGAAAAGCGATCGTGGCGTTCAGCTTCTGGACCAATTCGGTCTTCCATGAGCGCCACTGCTCGAACTCCAGATCGCGACGGCTGACCCGCCGTCCCGATTGCTCGAACACGTGCAGATAGTCGCCGTGCACGGCGTCGGGCGCGAAAAACGCGTCGTCGAACCGCTCGCCCGAAGCGACGGCCGGCGCCGGTTGGGGGCGCCAGCCGAACATCCGCTCGGCATATTCGCCATGGCTCTGCGAATCGCCGCGGCTGGTCATATCGAACACGATGCCGCGGCGTCCCTCGGCGGCCGCGCCGGCCTGAATGAATTGCAGCCCTAATTGCGTCTTGCCGATGCCCGTCGCGCCGACGGCGACGGTCAACGTCCCCGGCAGCAACCCGCCCCCAAGCATTTCATCGAGGCCGGGCACGCCGGTGCTGAGCCGATCGTTCGCCTGCATGAAAAGCGTCGCCTCCGTCGAATGGCCCAGAAAAAAAAATGCGGCCGCCGGCCTCAGATGCTGAGCATGCGGTCGCGGGCGGCAATCGTCCAGCGTTCGACGGCCCGTCCGCCGCGCACGATCCAGGCCTCGCGATGCAGCGCCACGGTAGGACAAACGTGCCACGGCACCCCGTACAGCGCGTCGCCCACCGAAAACCGATCGGCCAGCGCCGTGGCAATTGCCAGATGTTCTTCGCTGTGATTGATCATCCGCGCGTCGGGAATCTGCAGCAAGCGCACGCGCGGATCGGGATGGTCGGGCGAAACGGCCTTGTAGCCCAGGTCGAGGCACAGCCGCCCCTGCCCCGGCTTGCTGATCACGCGCGTGAGCAATAAGCCCGCCGGCAGAAAATCGAGCTCCGGCAGCTTGTCCGTGTAGCTTTCGTCCCACAGCACGCAGGTGCCCGGGCTGCACTCCACATCGGGCCGCAACGCATGCACGGGAAAGGTCGGTGTACCGCCGGCAACCACTCGCGGACAGGGAAGTCCGCGGTGCCCCAACTCGGCGCGCAGGCGGTCGACCGGCTCGAACTCGCGCGCCACATGCGCGCAGCGCTCCGAGAAATCCCGTTCGCGGATGTGCCCGTCGTAAACATGCAACCCGCCCGGGGCCAATTCAGGACACTCGGCGATCTGCTCGTACAGCCGCACCGCCGCCTCGCCGGGCTCAATGCCCGAGCGGTGCATGCCGGTATCAAGGTCCAAGAGCACTTCGACGGGGTGCCGCGCGACCACTTCGCCGGCGACTTCGCGCAGCCGCGCGGCCAATTGCGCCATCGCCTGCCGATCATCGACCAACGCGGAGAACCGCGCCTGAGGGTAGGCCGCGACGAGCCGGGCAAAGCGGTCGACTTTCGGGCCGACCAGCGTGAACCCGATCAGTACATCCCGGGCATTACCTCGGGCGAGCAGTTCTGCCTCGCTGATCGTCGCACACTTAAACTTCTCGAACCCTGCTGCCTGGCTCAGCGCGATGATCTCGGCCGTCTTGTGGGTCTTGATGTGCAGCCGGACGCGCTGCGGACCGCCCGTGCGGGCCGCGATGCGCCGTAGATTCTCCTCGATTCGATCGGGATAGAACAGCAAGGCGGGCGAGTCGATCGCATCGGCGTTGGCGACGGCATACCAGCCGTCGACATCGGCGGAGCTCATCGCGACGCCTCCCAGGCCTCGAGCAACAAGCTGGCCGCACGCTCGACTTCGTCGCTGGTGGTCGACCACCCCAAGCTCAGGCGCAGGGTCCCTTGAGCCTCGCCCGGCTTCAACCCAATCGCTGCCAAGGTCGGCGACATGGATTGCTGGCCGTGGCAGGCTGCCGTGGTCGAGGCGCAAAGTTCGTTGGCCCTCGCCAGCAGCGTTGCGCCGGAAACGTAGGGGAAGCGCACCGACAGCGTATTCGGCAAGCGCTCGGTGGCTTCGCCGTGAACGACGATCGCTCCACCGGTGCCCTCGCGCAACTGCAACGCGAGCCGTTCGCGCAACGGCTCGATGCGCTTGGCCTGCTCCTCGCCGTGGACCATAGCCAGCGCAGCAGCCTGGCCTAGCCCCACGATCGCCGCGGTGTTCTCCGTGCCGGCGCGGAGACCGAATTCGTGCCCCGCGCCGTGCAGCAGCGGTTCCAATTCGACGCCGCGGCGCACGTACAGCGCCCCGACCCCCTTGGGACCGTAAAACTTGTGGCCGGCAACGGTCAGCAGATCGACCCCCAGTTCTTCGACGCGCACCGCGAGCTTGCCGACCGACTGCGCCGCGTCGGTATGCACCAGTACGCCACGTTGGCGGCACCGCTCGGCCAGCGCGCGAATCGGCTGCACAGTGCCGATTTCGTTGTTGGCGTGCATCACGCTGACCAGCACCGTCTCCGGACGCAGGGCGCGTTCGACACCCTCGGGCGAGATCACGCCGTCGCGCGAGGCGGGCACCACGGTGACGCTCACACCCAAGCGTTCGAGCCAGCGCGCCGGCTCGACCACGGCCGGATGCTCCAGCGCCGAAATCACCAGGTGGCGGCCGCTGGGCGCTGCGCCGCGCAAGCACACGCCCTTCAAAGCGAGATTGTTGCTCTCGGTCCCGCCGCCGGTGAAGACGATCTCCGCGCGCTCCGCGCCGAGCAACTGGGCCACGCGCGAACGAGCATCTTCGATCGCTTCGCGCGCCGCCCGACCAAGAGTGTGGTTGCTCGATGGATTGCCGTAGTGCCTTTCCAGGAACGGCAGCATCGCCTCCTGAACCTCGGGCGCCACGGGCGTCGTCGCGTTGTAGTCCAGATAGATCAGTCGCACAGGGCCAGGCCTTCGCGGCACCATCGACCAGGGCGGGTCGGCGCGCAGCCGGATTACCCGCGGCCCAGATCTCCACGACACTACGGAACGGGCGCGCCCACCCAACAGCTTGATGGGCGCGCCAGGCAATCGAACGCCGCGATCAGCCGCCCATTTGCTGGCGGGCCGGGCCCACCACGCGCTTCTGCACGTCGGTTTCCAGCACGCCGAACGTCGCCTCGTGACGCTGCAGCGTCAATTGCAACGCGGCGTACATCCGCTTGGCCGTGTAAAAGTTCGTCACGATTCGCTGGCTGATCGTCACGGGATCGGCCGGCGGGCCAAACGGCTGCGGATTCAGGCCAAAGTCGATGATCACTTCTTCGGGAGTGCCCGTGATGCGGCAGAAGTTGGCATACGACGCGATGGCATGCGAGTCGTCAACCTTTACCTGCACGCGCTGCGGCGCCGCACCTTGCTCGCCAGTCTTTTCCGGGTTTTCGCTGCCCTGGCTCACGGAGTTCTCCTCATGTCAAAGCGGATATAGATTGGACGCCCACGACCGAGGCACGGCATTCCAAGCCGAACAGGTCGCGTGATGCCCGGTAGTGTACGGCTCTTCCTCGTTCCAAACTAGCCGCAGGGCGCGCGAATTCGTCGGGCACGGCCGGTCTCTGCGCGAACCAAACGGGTAGGTCAATGCCCCGGCTTAGGCGCAGGTGCAACGGCGCGAAAGCCCGCGGCTTGCATCACTCGCGGCTTGATCACCTCGGTCAGCTTCACGGCGCGAATCTCACCATAAGGCATCAGGAGCTTGCGCGCCCCGACGGTATCCGGCGCCTTGCGTTCCAGAAGCACCAGGTCCTCGCCGACGAGAAAGCTTTCAAAGGGGATCTGCTCGCCGTAGCCCGCCACGAGCACGCCCGTAGGCGGCAACTCCGCGGGCCACATCTCGAAGAACTTCTTCCAAACCAAGGCGTTGTCCATCGTTACATCCTGATTAGCTTGCGCAGTCGACCGGCCTTCGTGCCTTGCCGCCCAGTAGCGGCAGTGTAGCGAATCGAGGGCCTCGGCGTCCGCGCCGCATCTCCGCGCGGGAATGGCCAGCGCCGCGAGCGACAAAAAAATCGGGCGGTTGCCACGAACCTGGCAACCGCCCGCAAATCAATTCCCAGTCAGCGAGTCGAATCGGCCAAACGCCTATTGCGTGTTGCCCGAGCCGGCGCCCAGCGAGCTGAGCAGGTCGCGATAAGTGTCGTGCTCCAATTGCGGCAGCATCTTCAGATCGAGCCCGTTCTTCCGGGCCAACTCCAACTTCTCCTGGGCCATTTCCAGGTCGCTCGCCTTGACATAGGCGCGGGCCAGGTGGAACAACTTGACCGGGTCGGTCGGCGTGTCCATCAGCGACTCGGTCAGCAGACGCAGCGCCTGCTCGACGTCGCCCAAGCCCATCAGCACGATCGCCTTGGTGTCGAGCAGTTCGGCCATCGGTCCCCCGATCTCCAAGGCCTTGTTGATCAAAGCCAAGGCCTCCTTGGTGTCGTTGAACTTGACCGCCTTGATGTATGCGAGGTTGTTCTGCGCCGTAATTCGAGTGCCTTCGCCCAAGTCGTCGCGCTTGAGGATTTCCTCGTACAGCCGTGCCGCTTCGGCATAGTTACCTTGCAAATCGCGCAGGTCGGCCTGCATCAATTCGCAGCGCACGTCGTTCGGCACATCGGCGAGCGCTTTCTGAACCCAGACCTCGGCCTTTTCGTAGTGCTCCGGCTTGGCGACGTCGAGACATTGCCGCAGCGCCAGCAGGGCCGTCTGCGAGACCTCCAACGCCGTGCGATTGGCCATCGCCCGCTCGCAGACTTCCATCGCCTTGTCGATGTTATGGCGCCGCCCGTAGAACGCGGCGAGGAACAAAACGTCTTCGGGACGCTGCGTCAAATAGCGCATCAACTGCTGCTCAGCCGGCTGGTAGTCGGCGATCTTCAGCTCTTCCAG from Pirellulales bacterium includes:
- a CDS encoding CPBP family intramembrane metalloprotease, which translates into the protein MTTDPEPPTSDQPSSLPPLRREQSVPYALAFEGSLIGLALLLGYLLDWPPLEFCDLTLSGALTGLAATVPMLIVLAALLGLPWPPFRRLRAAWEESIAPVFHDWSPWEVASLALVAGVGEEMLFRGVIQAATAGWLGSLAGLAVASVLFGLPHAITFTYAVAATLLGAYLGWLFLSTGNLLAPIVAHAVYDFVALEYLIHASRRAGNQQKTAA
- the lpxA gene encoding acyl-ACP--UDP-N-acetylglucosamine O-acyltransferase, with protein sequence MQIHPLAVVSPFAQLGQGVSIGPYCVIEPDVTIGDSCQISARVSIKSGTVLGPNNTIAEGTVVGGAPQHLKAPERTGGVVIGTGNVIRENCTIHRALAEGRATRLGNHNLMMVNAHVAHDCAVGNNVVLANNVMLAGHVTVDDRAFISGAVGVHQFCRIGRCAMVGGQAHIIKDVAPYVTIDGASSMVVGLNLLGLRRAGFSDADITQLKQAYRLIYRSGLRWTEILEQLETQFATGPASAFHEFFRGTTRGCIHERRMPQRATIRLRRDTSNDKPAADETDHKHRRAA
- a CDS encoding D-TA family PLP-dependent enzyme; translation: MSSADVDGWYAVANADAIDSPALLFYPDRIEENLRRIAARTGGPQRVRLHIKTHKTAEIIALSQAAGFEKFKCATISEAELLARGNARDVLIGFTLVGPKVDRFARLVAAYPQARFSALVDDRQAMAQLAARLREVAGEVVARHPVEVLLDLDTGMHRSGIEPGEAAVRLYEQIAECPELAPGGLHVYDGHIRERDFSERCAHVAREFEPVDRLRAELGHRGLPCPRVVAGGTPTFPVHALRPDVECSPGTCVLWDESYTDKLPELDFLPAGLLLTRVISKPGQGRLCLDLGYKAVSPDHPDPRVRLLQIPDARMINHSEEHLAIATALADRFSVGDALYGVPWHVCPTVALHREAWIVRGGRAVERWTIAARDRMLSI
- a CDS encoding DUF3467 domain-containing protein; this translates as MSQGSENPEKTGEQGAAPQRVQVKVDDSHAIASYANFCRITGTPEEVIIDFGLNPQPFGPPADPVTISQRIVTNFYTAKRMYAALQLTLQRHEATFGVLETDVQKRVVGPARQQMGG
- a CDS encoding tetratricopeptide repeat protein, giving the protein MPTREELYDAADKLKDEDQLEAAIAKLNEALALDPSYALAHSALAVIYTRLKQHDVAIEHARKVCELEPNDPFSFTALSVTCQRGGLIPEAEDAMARARMLQQGIH
- the ppdK gene encoding pyruvate, phosphate dikinase gives rise to the protein MAVAQQTEKYVFSFGRSRTDGAAEMRALLGGKGANLAEMAKIGLPVPAGFTIPTSVCTYYYDHDRSYPPNLRDLVADALARVEKEMGAEFGSTTNPLLLSCRSGARDSMPGMMDTVLNIGLNDQTVAALAKQSGNERFAWDSYRRFVQMFGDVVLDMKPKDKREIDPFEAILHHKKDKAGVKFDNELSAAQLKELVAEFKAAIKKGTGHDFPDDPLEQLWGAIGAVFKSWMNDRAIVYRRTYGIPHEWGTAVNVQAMVFGNLGDDCATGVAMTRDVALGTHGLNGDYLINAQGEDVVAGIRSPKKIEESLPKDMPAAYKQLEEIGRLLEKHYKEVQDIEFTVQRGTVWMLQTRNAKRTGFAAVRIAVDLVNEGLITVEEALNAKRIPADDLNQLLQPVFDPAAKRKAVAENRQLAKGVNAGPGAASGKICFHASDAEAQWLKNKDVQLILVRRETSPEDLRGMKIARGILTAFGGASSHAALVSRQMGKACVVGCEGLNIDYHAATLTVGSQVFREGDPISIDGFTGEVFAGNLETRPSEVLQVLFDKTLKPEESEVYQRYAQLMGWADKHRRLRIRTNADEPKQAAEAIAFGAEGIGLCRTEHMFFGHIDEFREMIMAETLPEREKALAKLLPFQREDFEGLFRAMAGKPVTIRLLDPPLHEFVPHEPKEQAALGAKLGKSAEWIAHRVHELHEFNPMLGHRGCRLGITYPEITRMQARAIFEAACAVSAAGIEVLPEVMVPLAGFSTEYKHQEKIVRETAELVFAEKKRKVDYKVGTMIEVPRATVCADQIAASAEFFSFGTNDLTQTTLGISRDDYASFINDYRELDIIGNDPFQTIDRDGVGSLMRIGVEKGRSVRPDLKIGICGEHGGDPASVVFCNELGLDYVSCSPFRVPIARLAAAQAALAGKKKS
- a CDS encoding cysteine desulfurase, with the protein product MRLIYLDYNATTPVAPEVQEAMLPFLERHYGNPSSNHTLGRAAREAIEDARSRVAQLLGAERAEIVFTGGGTESNNLALKGVCLRGAAPSGRHLVISALEHPAVVEPARWLERLGVSVTVVPASRDGVISPEGVERALRPETVLVSVMHANNEIGTVQPIRALAERCRQRGVLVHTDAAQSVGKLAVRVEELGVDLLTVAGHKFYGPKGVGALYVRRGVELEPLLHGAGHEFGLRAGTENTAAIVGLGQAAALAMVHGEEQAKRIEPLRERLALQLREGTGGAIVVHGEATERLPNTLSVRFPYVSGATLLARANELCASTTAACHGQQSMSPTLAAIGLKPGEAQGTLRLSLGWSTTSDEVERAASLLLEAWEASR
- the eat gene encoding ethanolamine permease → MAANSVNDDGSLRKDLGPWMLWGLGVGYVISGEYFGWNLGLPLGGAYGLLLSFALVTLMYVAFVFSYAEMACAIPRAGGAFVYAARGLGPGWGYLAGLAQVIEFVFAPPAIALAIGAYVNTAWPAADPRMVAIGAYVLFTALNIWGVKQAARFELIVTLLAVGELLLFSGVVAPSFRWERFAANAWPHGLGGALRTIPFAIWFYLAIEGVANAAEEARNPQRDVALGFGSAMLTLVVLAAAVLFLCVGVDGWERVVYASDALSQVDGRVVVAPDAAQLDKPLPLALEQVVPPSHPLYRLLIGVGLLGLVASFNGILLVAGRAIFDMGRAEFLPGWLGRTHAETGTPVIALLVNLSLGILAIFFVDTAGLITLSALGALFLYIVSMAALVALRKREPELARPYRTPAYPLAPAIAGGLAVFCLATLLYFNFHVAQAPSILQRWLSGWFVALLALGGAHYLAFVRPRLDARALAHFHRKS
- a CDS encoding recombinase RecA; the protein is MQANDRLSTGVPGLDEMLGGGLLPGTLTVAVGATGIGKTQLGLQFIQAGAAAEGRRGIVFDMTSRGDSQSHGEYAERMFGWRPQPAPAVASGERFDDAFFAPDAVHGDYLHVFEQSGRRVSRRDLEFEQWRSWKTELVQKLNATIAFLYGNFVQGVRRVVIDGIEPVAQPSDSIQLELFEYVYHQVLRKDPEWVARDLFREAYRRHAETAARHVYDPARIGCLMLYTSHASMLEQLIDTPLADSDILTNANTILYLGKLRTGDRLGRGLYVAKHRGSACSDAIAPYEITAGGLRVGA